The following proteins are co-located in the Pedobacter sp. FW305-3-2-15-E-R2A2 genome:
- a CDS encoding LytTR family DNA-binding domain-containing protein — MNILIIEDEKPNANRLIKLLAEIRDDAVITGVLASVEESVNYLTQNPHPDLIMMDIRLGDGLCFEIFPKVELHCPVIFTTAYDEYALRAFKIYSLAYLLKPIEKNELKDALGLYDHILQESNPNKALDQLVDYIKSKSVIYRSRFLLPYKDGYKTILVSSIDYIYSEHKITHLVLDDNTDIIVPFTMDELEDQLDPVCFFRANRQHMIFVNSILSIHNYFNGKLKVILKSKSAGEIIISKEKSGQFKAWLDR; from the coding sequence ATGAATATTCTAATCATCGAAGACGAAAAACCAAATGCCAACCGACTGATCAAATTACTGGCAGAGATCAGAGACGATGCGGTCATTACGGGTGTCTTGGCCAGTGTAGAAGAAAGTGTAAACTACCTGACACAAAATCCTCATCCCGACCTGATCATGATGGACATCAGACTCGGAGACGGATTATGCTTTGAAATATTTCCAAAAGTAGAATTACATTGCCCGGTAATCTTTACCACGGCTTACGATGAATATGCCCTCCGTGCTTTCAAAATCTACAGCCTCGCCTATCTGTTAAAACCGATAGAAAAAAACGAACTGAAAGATGCGCTGGGTTTGTACGACCATATCTTGCAGGAGAGTAATCCCAATAAAGCGTTGGATCAGCTGGTAGATTATATCAAATCCAAATCTGTCATTTACCGCTCCCGCTTTTTGTTACCTTATAAGGACGGCTACAAAACCATTCTTGTTTCTTCCATTGACTATATTTATTCCGAGCATAAGATCACCCATCTTGTGCTGGACGACAATACCGATATCATCGTTCCCTTTACGATGGACGAGCTGGAAGACCAGCTGGATCCGGTCTGCTTTTTTCGCGCCAACCGTCAGCATATGATTTTTGTGAACAGTATTCTTTCGATTCATAATTATTTTAATGGTAAATTGAAGGTGATTCTGAAGAGCAAGAGCGCCGGCGAAATCATCATTAGTAAGGAAAAATCGGGGCAATTCAAGGCCTGGCTTGACCGCTAA
- a CDS encoding porin family protein, with product MKKLLLSTVMVLSIGAVKAQKIELIPKAGISISKQSISNTNGEKNKVGFSAGLGVNFQVAKSDFSIQPELNYVSEGTKIKNGNITVKQNLNYLELPVLAKYSFGPVYVNAGPSISLLLSDKDKLQAFYGGKVQKLDFGIQMGAGVAIPAGPGKFIVDGRYALGLTDLSKAANKVKNRGIIATIGYAIPL from the coding sequence ATGAAAAAATTATTATTATCAACTGTAATGGTTTTGAGTATCGGAGCTGTGAAAGCCCAGAAGATTGAACTGATTCCTAAAGCAGGGATTAGCATCAGCAAACAATCCATCAGCAATACGAATGGAGAAAAAAACAAAGTAGGTTTCAGCGCCGGATTAGGCGTTAATTTTCAGGTTGCTAAAAGTGACTTCTCCATTCAGCCAGAGCTAAACTATGTGAGTGAAGGAACGAAAATTAAAAACGGGAACATTACCGTAAAACAAAATCTGAACTACCTCGAACTGCCGGTACTGGCAAAATATAGCTTTGGACCAGTCTATGTAAATGCAGGTCCGTCAATCTCCCTTTTATTGTCTGATAAAGACAAATTGCAGGCATTTTATGGAGGTAAAGTTCAGAAACTAGACTTTGGTATCCAGATGGGTGCAGGTGTAGCGATTCCTGCAGGCCCTGGAAAGTTCATCGTAGACGGCAGATATGCACTAGGATTAACCGACCTCAGCAAAGCGGCTAACAAAGTAAAAAACAGAGGAATTATTGCCACTATCGGCTATGCAATCCCTTTGTAA
- a CDS encoding histidine kinase, producing MSKSKDLFPRPVNKYLRFITIPLLFLVLNLLSYLLNPYSAYYKHYFSRPVLEMLTDAGLTMIFCGLIFELSVLNSVMLDKIIPWTEKPFTRFSIQLLLQIIFVIILMILLYFVGSFIYTYEEKLTFEEELNSLQFVYVCVIMGILISAVTTGNFLLQKWKTTMIEATELKLKTAEFKEIAMQAELQSLKLQLDPHFMFNNFSTLSELISEDQLKAEVFLRNLSRVYRYMIVNLNKNIVSLEEELIFVDAYLYLIRIRYGENVTISVDITNDDGRGIPPITLQLLIENAIKHNAATKTNPLHIKIYNTDAHIVVSNNLQRIKLAIPSARIGLQNIRSRYALLSENLPSIIEDENSFAVYLPLLPL from the coding sequence ATGAGCAAGTCAAAAGACCTATTCCCAAGACCAGTCAACAAATACCTCAGGTTTATCACGATCCCCCTGTTGTTTCTTGTTTTGAATCTGTTGTCCTACCTGCTCAACCCTTACAGTGCTTATTACAAACATTATTTTAGCAGACCGGTTTTAGAGATGCTAACGGATGCCGGGCTGACCATGATCTTCTGCGGATTGATCTTTGAATTGAGTGTCCTGAATTCGGTGATGCTGGATAAAATCATTCCCTGGACGGAGAAACCATTTACGCGTTTCAGCATCCAGCTACTCCTTCAGATCATTTTCGTCATCATTTTGATGATCCTGTTGTATTTTGTCGGCTCTTTCATTTATACTTATGAAGAAAAACTCACTTTTGAGGAAGAACTTAACAGTCTTCAGTTTGTCTATGTATGTGTCATCATGGGCATTTTGATCAGTGCGGTAACCACCGGAAATTTCCTGCTGCAAAAATGGAAAACCACCATGATTGAAGCCACAGAATTAAAACTAAAAACAGCGGAATTTAAAGAAATTGCAATGCAGGCTGAGCTGCAATCGCTGAAACTGCAGCTTGATCCTCATTTTATGTTTAATAACTTCAGCACCTTATCCGAGCTGATTTCAGAAGATCAGTTAAAAGCAGAAGTTTTTCTAAGGAACCTTTCCCGGGTATACCGGTATATGATTGTGAACCTGAATAAAAACATTGTTTCCCTGGAGGAAGAATTGATTTTCGTAGATGCTTATTTATACCTGATCCGCATCAGGTACGGAGAAAATGTGACGATCTCTGTGGACATTACCAATGATGACGGAAGAGGGATCCCTCCTATCACGCTGCAACTGCTGATTGAAAATGCCATTAAACACAATGCGGCAACAAAAACCAATCCCCTGCACATCAAAATTTACAATACAGACGCACACATTGTAGTGAGTAATAACCTGCAAAGGATAAAACTGGCCATTCCTTCCGCCCGTATCGGCCTTCAGAACATCAGGAGCAGATATGCCCTGCTATCAGAAAACCTGCCTTCTATCATAGAAGACGAAAATTCTTTTGCTGTTTACCTACCTTTACTTCCGTTATAG